The Musa acuminata AAA Group cultivar baxijiao chromosome BXJ1-3, Cavendish_Baxijiao_AAA, whole genome shotgun sequence genome window below encodes:
- the LOC103979183 gene encoding uncharacterized protein LOC103979183 isoform X2 — MASLVPGVLIKLLQHMNTDVKIAGEHRSSLLQVVSIVPALAGSDLFTNRGFYLKVSDSSHATYVSLPDEHNDLILSDQIQLGQFIHVDCLEAGSPVPILKGARPLPGRHPCVGNPEDLVATSSLGFLNPEKPKSSNYSKHNSNKSSENDRSKLGNSKLPIKMQEVEKKRASLSRSSSLLSKQLVTGKLEKKVSISVRSKSMHLRSMPSSPTSVYSLPGSFEMFSSEIKKQAQAKRLEKPTLSRVGLLEKAASVLKVTSAGRKSSARSLQGNMVPSIGLVPKALRKSWEGNVEVKRRGSSITKIAKLEMRTESRSASELLKYKDAAQLAAVEAIQEASASESLIRCLSMYAELSTCAKEERPQSAVEQFLALHASLCSATAVADSLSKTIPASPTVSSPDAPPVGDQIPEEALRVSAKNRRRAASWVGAALATDLSPFSLYNRRTSADSIVSPSVVVLDGPAKTSAAAAAPSKACHQSKPRPCPASSSAAKGRARGAAPPSPPPEWERGVGMEDGAELARQLREEAHSWFLGFVERFLDADAAAPGPSDREQVAAMLSQLKKVNDWLEAIGHRRREGEAEADAEVDEAEHGEGPGGGVPVETIDRLRKKIYEYLLTHVESAAVALGGGVQPSPLDGGRPVQSK, encoded by the exons ATGGCTTCGTTGGTCCCGGGTGTCCTTATCAAGCTCCTTCAGCACATGAACACCGATGTTAAGATTGCTGGAGAGCATCGGTCGTCCCTCCTCCAGGTTGTGAGTATTGTTCCTGCCCTAGCTGGAAGTGATCTCTTCACCAACAGAGGCTTTTATCTGAAGGTCTCTGATTCTTCCCATGCAACATATGTTTCCCTGCCTGATGAGCACAATGACCTTATCTTAAGTGATCAGATCCAACTAGGCCAATTCATTCATGTTGACTGTCTTGAGGCAGGCTCCCCTGTGCCCATTCTTAAGGGTGCGAGGCCACTTCCTGGTCGTCATCCATGTGTCGGGAACCCTGAGGATCTCGTAGCCACCAGTTCTCTTGGTTTCCTCAATCCTGAGAAACCGAAGTCATCCAATTACTCAAAGCATAACAGCAACAAATCTTCAGAAAATGACAGGAGCAAGTTGGGCAACTCAAAGTTACCTATTAAAATGCAGGAGGTAGAAAAGAAAAGGGCTTCACTTAGCAGGTCAAGCTCTTTACTTTCAAAACAATTGGTCACTGGCAAACTGGAAAAGAAGGTTTCTATCAGTGTGAGATCAAAATCAATGCACTTGAGGTCAATGCCTTCATCTCCAACAAGTGTCTATTCTTTGCCTGGATCATTTGAGATGTTCTCCAGTGAAATCAAGAAGCAAGCACAAGCCAAAAGACTGGAGAAACCCACATTATCAAGGGTGGGTTTGTTGGAGAAGGCAGCGTCTGTCTTGAAAGTGACCAGTGCTGGAAGGAAGTCCTCTGCCAGGAGCTTACAGGGAAATATGGTGCCAAGCATTGGGTTAGTGCCAAAGGCATTGAGGAAGAGCTGGGAGGGGAATGTGGAGGTAAAGAGAAGGGGTAGTTCTATCACCAAAATAGCCAAGCTCGAGATGAGAACTGAATCCAGGAGTGCTTCT gAGCTTTTGAAGTATAAGGATGCAGCACAACTTGCTGCTGTTGAGGCTATACAAGAAGCTTCTGCTTCGGAGAGCTTAATTCGGTGCTTAAG TATGTATGCAGAGCTAAGTACCTGCGCCAAGGAGGAGAGGCCGCAGTCAGCCGTTGAGCAGTTCCTCGCCCTCCACGCCTCCCTCTGCAGCGCCACCGCCGTCGCTGACTCGCTCTCCAAGACCATACCAGCATCCCCGACGGTAAGCTCACCGGATGCACCCCCGGTCGGTGACCAGATCCCCGAAGAAGCCCTGAGAGTCTCAGCTAAGAACCGCCGCCGCGCCGCATCCTGGGTTGGAGCGGCCCTCGCCACCGACCTCTCCCCCTTCTCCCTCTACAACCGCAGGACCTCCGCTGACTCCATAGTCTCTCCGTCGGTGGTGGTCCTTGACGGTCCAGCAAAGACCTCCGCGGCCGCTGCGGCCCCCTCGAAGGCCTGCCATCAGTCGAAACCCCGGCCGTGCCCGGCGTCTTCATCGGCTGCCAAGGGGAGGGCCCGGGGGGCGGCGCCACCGTCGCCGCCGCCGGAGTGGGAGCGCGGGGTAGGGATGGAGGATGGGGCGGAGCTGGCGCGGCAGCTGAGGGAGGAGGCGCACTCGTGGTTCCTGGGGTTCGTGGAGAGGTTCCTCGACGCCGACGCGGCCGCGCCGGGGCCCTCCGACCGGGAGCAGGTGGCGGCGATGCTGTCGCAGCTGAAGAAGGTGAACGACTGGCTGGAGGCGATCGGCCATCGGAGGAGGGAGGGGGAGGCGGAGGCAGACGCGGAGGTAGACGAAGCTGAGCACGGGGAGGGCCCCGGCGGAGGCGTGCCGGTGGAGACAATCGATCGGCTGAGGAAGAAGATATACGAGTACCTCCTCACCCACGTCGAGTCCGCCGCCGTCGCGCTCGGCGGCGGGGTGCAGCCGTCGCCACTGGACGGAGGTCGGCCGGTTCAGTCCAAATGA
- the LOC103979598 gene encoding COBRA-like protein 10: MPLPRSLLLAVFFFSILVHVDVLAQDYDGEDEGYHPKSEDSCNGVFLTYTFESRTKEFPHVKNASAQAYAFKSIATVLNAMTEDLKAWKIFIGFQHDEILVSASGAVIMDGTDYPAHVGNGTSLSGYPQADLLNSIDTAGDMNQIMVTIQMTGTQFGVKSPAVPMPKTIKLTNDGFDCPKPTRKDSHMFVCCVKNKKYKKAKPTETRFLPRQHADLTIAYDVLQAYDSNYMAQVTIDNNSPLGRLDNWNLTWEWKRGEFIYSMKGAYTLRHDFSDCIYSEAAKYYKDLDFSPVMSCEKKPIIVDLPPERANDSQIGRLPYCCKNGTLLPPIMDISKSKAIFQMQVYKIEPDLNRTALYPPQNFKIVGFLNPQYKCGPPIRVSPMEFPDPSGLMSTSYAMASWQVACNITRPEARKSRCCVTFSAYYNDSVVPCSTCACGCPEEASCNPKAPAVLLPPEALLIPAENRSAKARAWAQIKHTSLPKRLPCWDTCGVSINWHIMSNYRSGWTARITLFNWRDYTFKNWFAAVRIPKAYKGYENVYSFNGTKLSEINNTIFLQGLQYMNYLLPQTEGKSPDDFKLPGKQQSVISFKKKATPGINIMRGDGFPTRVFFDGEECALPDTIPRAGDGHRPPVGMVPALMAAVMVFALLMDNLC; this comes from the exons ATGCCGCTCCCGAGATCGCTTCTCCTTGCGGTGTTCTTCTTTTCTATCCTCGTCCATGTCGACGTGCTCGCACAGGACTACGACGGTGAAGATGAGGGTTACCATCCCAAGTCGGAAGACTCCTGCAATGGCGTCTTCTTGACCTACACCTTTGAATCGCGAACCAAGGAGTTCCCCCACGTCAAGAATGCGTCGGCGCAGGCGTACGCCTTCAAGTCCATCGCCACCGTCCTCAACGCCATGACGGAGGACCTCAAGGCGTGGAAGATATTTATCGGGTTCCAGCACGACGAGATCCTGGTGTCGGCGTCGGGAGCGGTGATCATGGACGGCACGGACTACCCCGCGCATGTCGGCAACGGCACGTCGTTGTCGGGGTACCCGCAGGCGGACCTGCTGAACTCGATCGATACCGCGGGTGACATGAACCAGATCATGGTGACGATCCAGATGACGGGGACGCAGTTCGGGGTGAAGTCGCCGGCGGTTCCCATGCCGAAGACGATCAAGCTAACGAACGATGGATTCGACTGCCCGAAACCTACTCGCAAAG ATAGCCACATGTTCGTGTGTTGTGTGAAGAACAAGAAGTACAAGAAGGCGAAGCCGACGGAGACCAGGTTCCTACCGCGGCAGCACGCCGACCTCACCATCGCCTACGACGTGCTTCAGGCGTACGACTCGAACTACATGGCGCAGGTGACCATCGACAACAACAGCCCGCTCGGCCGCCTCGACAACTGGAACCTCACCTGGGAGTGGAAGCGCGGCGAGTTCATCTACAGCATGAAGGGCGCTTACACGCTGCGGCACGACTTCTCCGACTGCATCTACAGCGAGGCGGCCAAGTACTACAAGGACCTCGACTTCAGCCCGGTGATGAGCTGCGAGAAGAAGCCCATCATCGTGGACCTGCCGCCGGAACGCGCCAACGACTCGCAGATCGGCAGGCTGCCTTACTGCTGCAAGAATGGCACGCTTCTGCCGCCGATCATGGATATAAGCAAGTCGAAGGCCATCTTCCAGATGCAGGTGTACAAGATAGAGCCGGACCTCAACAGGACGGCGCTCTATCCTCCTCAGAACTTCAAGATCGTCGGTTTCCTCAACCCGCAGTACAAATGCGGCCCCCCGATCCGAGTCAGCCCGATGGAGTTCCCGGACCCGAGCGGCCTCATGTCGACGTCCTACGCCATGGCCAGTTGGCAGGTAGCCTGCAACATCACGAGGCCGGAGGCCAGGAAGTCGCGTTGCTGCGTCACCTTCTCGGCTTACTACAACGACTCCGTCGTGCCATGCAGCACCTGCGCGTGCGGCTGCCCTGAGGAAGCGTCCTGTAACCCTAAAGCTCCCGCGGTGCTGCTGCCGCCGGAGGCGCTCCTGATTCCTGCGGAGAACCGCAGCGCGAAGGCCAGGGCCTGGGCTCAGATCAAGCACACCTCGCTGCCCAAGCGACTGCCGTGCTGGGATACCTGCGGCGTCAGCATCAACTGGCACATCATGTCCAACTACCGCAGCGGATGGACGGCCAGGATCACCTTGTTCAACTGGAGAGATTACACCTTCAAGAACTGGTTCGCCGCCGTCCGCATCCCGAAAGCTTACAAAGGCTACGAGAACGTGTACTCCTTCAACGGGACGAAGCTGTCGGAGATCAACAACACTATCTTCCTCCAAGGCCTGCAGTACATGAATTATCTGCTGCCGCAGACCGAGGGGAAGAGCCCAGACGACTTCAAACTGCCCGGGAAGCAGCAGTCCGTCATCTCATTCAAGAAGAAGGCAACGCCGGGGATCAACATCATGCGAGGGGACGGGTTCCCGACGAGGGTGTTTTTCGACGGGGAGGAGTGCGCGCTCCCTGACACGATTCCGAGGGCAGGAGACGGGCATCGGCCTCCTGTTGGCATGGTACCTGCGCTCATGGCTGCGGTCATGGTGTTTGCACTGCTGATGGATAACCTCTGCTGA
- the LOC103979183 gene encoding uncharacterized protein LOC103979183 isoform X1, with protein sequence MASLVPGVLIKLLQHMNTDVKIAGEHRSSLLQVVSIVPALAGSDLFTNRGFYLKVSDSSHATYVSLPDEHNDLILSDQIQLGQFIHVDCLEAGSPVPILKGARPLPGRHPCVGNPEDLVATSSLGFLNPEKPKSSNYSKHNSNKSSENDRSKLGNSKLPIKMQEVEKKRASLSRSSSLLSKQLVTGKLEKKVSISVRSKSMHLRSMPSSPTSVYSLPGSFEMFSSEIKKQAQAKRLEKPTLSRVGLLEKAASVLKVTSAGRKSSARSLQGNMVPSIGLVPKALRKSWEGNVEVKRRGSSITKIAKLEMRTESRSASAPRQRSSMNEKLLLKEDCKIQSPVNKDITSAAEDDSEKSAKHKTSVVKKSPKSCNSLNLANLVKVVPTNRKWTDGSISWASLPSSLVKLGKELLKYKDAAQLAAVEAIQEASASESLIRCLSMYAELSTCAKEERPQSAVEQFLALHASLCSATAVADSLSKTIPASPTVSSPDAPPVGDQIPEEALRVSAKNRRRAASWVGAALATDLSPFSLYNRRTSADSIVSPSVVVLDGPAKTSAAAAAPSKACHQSKPRPCPASSSAAKGRARGAAPPSPPPEWERGVGMEDGAELARQLREEAHSWFLGFVERFLDADAAAPGPSDREQVAAMLSQLKKVNDWLEAIGHRRREGEAEADAEVDEAEHGEGPGGGVPVETIDRLRKKIYEYLLTHVESAAVALGGGVQPSPLDGGRPVQSK encoded by the exons ATGGCTTCGTTGGTCCCGGGTGTCCTTATCAAGCTCCTTCAGCACATGAACACCGATGTTAAGATTGCTGGAGAGCATCGGTCGTCCCTCCTCCAGGTTGTGAGTATTGTTCCTGCCCTAGCTGGAAGTGATCTCTTCACCAACAGAGGCTTTTATCTGAAGGTCTCTGATTCTTCCCATGCAACATATGTTTCCCTGCCTGATGAGCACAATGACCTTATCTTAAGTGATCAGATCCAACTAGGCCAATTCATTCATGTTGACTGTCTTGAGGCAGGCTCCCCTGTGCCCATTCTTAAGGGTGCGAGGCCACTTCCTGGTCGTCATCCATGTGTCGGGAACCCTGAGGATCTCGTAGCCACCAGTTCTCTTGGTTTCCTCAATCCTGAGAAACCGAAGTCATCCAATTACTCAAAGCATAACAGCAACAAATCTTCAGAAAATGACAGGAGCAAGTTGGGCAACTCAAAGTTACCTATTAAAATGCAGGAGGTAGAAAAGAAAAGGGCTTCACTTAGCAGGTCAAGCTCTTTACTTTCAAAACAATTGGTCACTGGCAAACTGGAAAAGAAGGTTTCTATCAGTGTGAGATCAAAATCAATGCACTTGAGGTCAATGCCTTCATCTCCAACAAGTGTCTATTCTTTGCCTGGATCATTTGAGATGTTCTCCAGTGAAATCAAGAAGCAAGCACAAGCCAAAAGACTGGAGAAACCCACATTATCAAGGGTGGGTTTGTTGGAGAAGGCAGCGTCTGTCTTGAAAGTGACCAGTGCTGGAAGGAAGTCCTCTGCCAGGAGCTTACAGGGAAATATGGTGCCAAGCATTGGGTTAGTGCCAAAGGCATTGAGGAAGAGCTGGGAGGGGAATGTGGAGGTAAAGAGAAGGGGTAGTTCTATCACCAAAATAGCCAAGCTCGAGATGAGAACTGAATCCAGGAGTGCTTCT GCTCCTCGACAGAGGTCATCAATGAATGAGAAACTGCTACTTAAGGAGGATTGCAAGATTCAAAGTCCTGTTAACAAAGACATCACAAGTGCTGCTGAAGATGATTCTGAGAAATCAGCTAAACATAAGACTTCTGTTGTAAAGAAGTCGCCAAAGTCTTGTAACAGTCTAAATCTTGCTAATTTAGTCAAAGTTGTTCCTACTAACAGAAAATGGACAGACGGCAGCATATCATGGGCATCACTTCCATCATCTCTAGTAAAACTAGGAAAG gAGCTTTTGAAGTATAAGGATGCAGCACAACTTGCTGCTGTTGAGGCTATACAAGAAGCTTCTGCTTCGGAGAGCTTAATTCGGTGCTTAAG TATGTATGCAGAGCTAAGTACCTGCGCCAAGGAGGAGAGGCCGCAGTCAGCCGTTGAGCAGTTCCTCGCCCTCCACGCCTCCCTCTGCAGCGCCACCGCCGTCGCTGACTCGCTCTCCAAGACCATACCAGCATCCCCGACGGTAAGCTCACCGGATGCACCCCCGGTCGGTGACCAGATCCCCGAAGAAGCCCTGAGAGTCTCAGCTAAGAACCGCCGCCGCGCCGCATCCTGGGTTGGAGCGGCCCTCGCCACCGACCTCTCCCCCTTCTCCCTCTACAACCGCAGGACCTCCGCTGACTCCATAGTCTCTCCGTCGGTGGTGGTCCTTGACGGTCCAGCAAAGACCTCCGCGGCCGCTGCGGCCCCCTCGAAGGCCTGCCATCAGTCGAAACCCCGGCCGTGCCCGGCGTCTTCATCGGCTGCCAAGGGGAGGGCCCGGGGGGCGGCGCCACCGTCGCCGCCGCCGGAGTGGGAGCGCGGGGTAGGGATGGAGGATGGGGCGGAGCTGGCGCGGCAGCTGAGGGAGGAGGCGCACTCGTGGTTCCTGGGGTTCGTGGAGAGGTTCCTCGACGCCGACGCGGCCGCGCCGGGGCCCTCCGACCGGGAGCAGGTGGCGGCGATGCTGTCGCAGCTGAAGAAGGTGAACGACTGGCTGGAGGCGATCGGCCATCGGAGGAGGGAGGGGGAGGCGGAGGCAGACGCGGAGGTAGACGAAGCTGAGCACGGGGAGGGCCCCGGCGGAGGCGTGCCGGTGGAGACAATCGATCGGCTGAGGAAGAAGATATACGAGTACCTCCTCACCCACGTCGAGTCCGCCGCCGTCGCGCTCGGCGGCGGGGTGCAGCCGTCGCCACTGGACGGAGGTCGGCCGGTTCAGTCCAAATGA